The proteins below are encoded in one region of Labilibaculum sp. DW002:
- a CDS encoding class IIb bacteriocin, lactobin A/cerein 7B family: MKDLNEFGVKEMNSSEMKNVDGGFIEWALGVICGLALDIAFNPKSSREHFMKGVNSYESVF, translated from the coding sequence ATGAAAGATTTAAATGAATTTGGAGTTAAGGAGATGAATTCATCTGAAATGAAGAATGTTGATGGAGGATTTATAGAGTGGGCTTTAGGTGTAATTTGTGGATTAGCACTTGATATTGCATTTAATCCTAAAAGTTCCAGGGAACACTTTATGAAAGGTGTTAATAGTTATGAATCAGTGTTTTAA
- a CDS encoding peptidase domain-containing ABC transporter, whose product MSIKIKQHDITDCGAACLASISAHYKLKLPISRIRQMAGTDKKGTNALGLIKAAEKLGFTAKGVKGGTDSLPKIPLPAIAHVIVKEVLQHYVVILKATDTYVEIMDPGDGQIHKKSIEEFEKEWTGVLILMVPNEEFVQKNEKVSNISRFFFLLKPHKSILFQALFGAIIYTVLGLSTSIYIQKLTDFVLVDGNTNLLNLLSVGMVILVIFQIFIGTAKTVMVLKTGQLIDSRLILGYYKHLLKLPQRFFDTMRIGEIISRINDAVKIRSFINDTAISLIVNVFIVVFSFGLMFIYSWKLALAMALIIPLYSLVYLITNKLNKKQERKVMERAADLETQLVESLNSVKTIKQLSLEGFANIKTETRFINLLQTGYKSGLNSVFSTNSSEFLSRIFTIVLLWFGGYLVIDRTITPGELMSFYAIIGYFTGPVASLIGMNKSIQNALIAADRLFEIMDLEREDEENMVELRKEIKGDILFQDVSFSYGTRVDVFEKFTMQIPHGKITAIIGESGSGKTTIAALLQKFYPLNDGNIYIDTVNIKYASNDSLRNYVGIVPQNLDLFAGNVVENIAVGEFQPEMERILDICKQLGILGFIEELPNGFQTWLGENGASLSGGQKQRLAIARALYRDPQVLILDEATSSLDSISEEQVQECIRNLKKEGKTIVLIAHRLGTVLQSDKIIVLEKGKLMEEGSHTELYEKQGKYYHMWQKQIPELAILN is encoded by the coding sequence ATGAGTATTAAAATAAAACAACACGATATTACTGATTGTGGGGCGGCTTGTTTGGCTTCAATTTCAGCACATTATAAATTAAAGCTGCCAATATCAAGGATTAGACAAATGGCGGGTACCGATAAAAAAGGGACCAATGCTTTAGGATTAATTAAGGCCGCAGAAAAACTTGGTTTTACTGCTAAGGGTGTAAAAGGAGGAACGGATAGTTTGCCAAAGATACCGTTGCCTGCCATAGCACATGTTATTGTAAAAGAAGTTTTGCAGCATTATGTGGTTATTTTGAAGGCTACAGATACTTATGTGGAAATTATGGATCCTGGGGATGGACAGATTCACAAAAAAAGTATAGAAGAATTTGAGAAAGAATGGACTGGTGTGTTGATATTGATGGTTCCCAATGAGGAATTTGTTCAAAAAAATGAAAAAGTATCGAATATATCTCGTTTCTTTTTTTTATTGAAACCACATAAAAGTATTTTGTTTCAAGCGTTGTTTGGAGCTATTATTTATACTGTACTAGGATTATCAACCTCAATATACATACAAAAGTTAACAGACTTTGTTTTGGTCGATGGAAATACAAACTTGCTTAATCTGCTAAGTGTGGGGATGGTTATTTTGGTGATATTTCAAATTTTTATTGGAACAGCTAAAACTGTTATGGTTTTAAAAACCGGACAGTTGATTGATTCTCGGCTGATTTTAGGCTATTACAAACACTTGTTAAAGTTACCTCAGCGATTCTTTGATACCATGCGAATAGGGGAAATTATTTCCCGAATAAATGATGCGGTAAAAATTCGTTCGTTTATTAACGATACAGCCATTAGTTTAATCGTAAATGTTTTTATTGTGGTTTTTTCCTTTGGATTGATGTTTATCTATTCTTGGAAACTGGCACTCGCAATGGCTCTGATTATTCCTTTGTACTCTCTTGTATATTTAATTACTAACAAGCTAAATAAAAAGCAAGAGCGAAAGGTAATGGAACGAGCGGCCGACCTAGAGACTCAATTGGTAGAATCGTTAAATTCTGTAAAAACCATTAAGCAACTAAGTTTAGAGGGATTTGCCAATATAAAAACAGAAACTCGTTTTATCAACTTGCTGCAAACTGGTTATAAATCGGGTTTAAATTCCGTTTTTTCAACTAATTCCTCTGAGTTTTTAAGTAGGATATTTACGATTGTTTTGTTGTGGTTTGGTGGCTATCTAGTAATTGATCGCACCATTACGCCCGGAGAATTGATGTCTTTTTATGCCATTATTGGCTATTTTACTGGTCCAGTTGCAAGTTTGATAGGAATGAATAAATCGATACAGAATGCCTTAATTGCTGCTGATCGTTTGTTCGAAATTATGGATTTGGAGCGGGAGGATGAAGAGAATATGGTGGAGCTGAGAAAAGAAATCAAGGGAGATATTCTTTTTCAAGATGTTTCCTTTAGTTACGGAACAAGAGTTGACGTGTTTGAGAAGTTTACTATGCAAATACCGCATGGGAAAATTACTGCCATTATAGGTGAAAGTGGTTCTGGAAAAACTACCATAGCGGCATTGTTGCAAAAATTTTATCCACTAAACGATGGAAATATTTATATCGATACTGTAAATATTAAATATGCCTCGAACGATAGTTTGCGCAATTATGTGGGTATTGTACCTCAAAATCTGGATTTATTTGCTGGCAATGTAGTGGAAAATATCGCAGTAGGAGAGTTTCAGCCTGAAATGGAACGAATACTTGATATTTGTAAACAATTGGGTATACTTGGTTTTATAGAAGAATTGCCTAATGGTTTCCAAACCTGGTTGGGAGAGAATGGCGCTTCTCTTTCAGGAGGTCAGAAACAACGCTTAGCAATTGCAAGAGCTTTGTATCGCGATCCTCAGGTTTTGATTTTAGATGAGGCAACCTCTTCGCTCGATTCCATTTCAGAGGAACAAGTGCAAGAGTGTATACGTAATTTGAAAAAAGAAGGAAAAACCATTGTGTTAATTGCTCATAGATTAGGAACTGTTTTGCAATCGGATAAAATCATTGTTTTGGAAAAAGGCAAATTAATGGAAGAAGGTTCGCATACTGAATTATATGAAAAACAAGGGAAATATTACCACATGTGGCAAAAGCAAATTCCAGAACTTGCAATTTTAAATTAA
- a CDS encoding HlyD family secretion protein, which yields MKTIFPKEIIDHTTEAHFAKFNSNIKIIYLLVIVLLIAGVLALPVVNVPITQQGRGTIRSLNENNNVISAIYGQIAENRLHENLQVIKGDTLLILNAQKLDNELKSLGSRLDLNNEFRKDLEMLINSSSKRLQTFLYQNELEEYNQNLIELDADIKQKKRDFDLNKTLYEKEVVAKVDFEKIEYELQQTHQNKDMYVKQKNLKWQTSLRDLVNENMDLETSIIQNNKEKQNYVITAPISGSITHFTGIQAGNFLAPGQTICQISPASGLIVECYLSPSDIGYIRKEMSVNFQMDAFNYNQWGLGNGRVIEISPDIFQIENNAYFKVRCSIDQKHLKLKNGYEGNLTKGMSLTARFQVTERTLFQLLYDNVDDWLNPRLKS from the coding sequence ATGAAAACTATTTTCCCGAAAGAAATAATAGATCATACTACCGAAGCTCATTTTGCAAAATTTAATTCAAATATTAAAATTATTTATTTGCTTGTTATTGTTTTACTAATTGCTGGTGTTCTTGCTTTACCTGTTGTGAATGTTCCGATTACGCAACAAGGTAGAGGTACTATTCGTAGTTTAAATGAAAATAATAATGTGATTTCTGCTATATATGGACAAATTGCAGAAAATCGACTACATGAAAATCTACAGGTAATAAAAGGAGATACACTTTTAATTTTGAATGCTCAAAAATTGGATAACGAATTGAAATCATTAGGTAGTAGATTGGATTTAAATAATGAGTTTAGAAAAGATCTGGAAATGCTAATTAATTCCAGTTCTAAGCGTTTACAAACATTCCTTTATCAGAATGAATTGGAGGAGTACAATCAAAATCTTATTGAGCTAGATGCAGACATAAAGCAAAAGAAAAGGGACTTTGATTTGAATAAAACCTTGTATGAAAAAGAGGTCGTGGCAAAAGTTGATTTTGAAAAAATTGAATATGAATTGCAACAAACACATCAAAACAAAGATATGTATGTGAAGCAGAAGAATTTGAAATGGCAAACAAGTCTTAGAGATCTCGTGAATGAAAATATGGATTTGGAAACGAGTATAATTCAAAATAATAAGGAGAAACAAAATTATGTGATCACGGCTCCTATATCAGGATCAATTACACATTTTACAGGAATTCAAGCTGGGAATTTTTTGGCTCCCGGGCAAACTATTTGTCAAATATCACCAGCAAGTGGATTAATTGTTGAATGTTATTTGTCTCCATCTGATATTGGATACATAAGAAAAGAGATGAGTGTGAATTTTCAAATGGATGCTTTCAATTACAACCAATGGGGACTTGGCAATGGAAGGGTGATTGAAATATCTCCTGATATTTTTCAGATTGAAAACAATGCTTATTTTAAAGTAAGGTGCAGTATAGATCAGAAGCACTTGAAATTGAAAAATGGTTACGAAGGTAATTTGACGAAAGGAATGAGTTTAACCGCTCGCTTTCAGGTTACGGAACGAACATTATTCCAATTGCTGTACGATAATGTTGATGATTGGCTGAATCCACGCTTAAAATCATAA
- a CDS encoding RNA polymerase sigma factor, producing MTQEEFKLLFDKYFDSIRNYIYYRSGDEELATDIAQDSFMKLWEKHLDFEEKPLRSLLYKISNDLFISKYRREKVAQKYLAKLAPSVNNHSPEDELAYKELQTKYETALKNLSEKQRVVFLMSRMEGLKYQEIADQLELSVKAVEKRMTSALSFLRKALGK from the coding sequence TTGACACAAGAAGAATTTAAACTCTTATTTGATAAGTATTTCGATTCAATCAGGAACTATATTTATTATCGTTCTGGAGATGAAGAGTTGGCTACTGATATTGCACAAGATAGTTTTATGAAATTGTGGGAGAAACATTTAGATTTTGAAGAAAAACCTTTACGATCTTTGCTCTACAAAATTTCGAACGATCTTTTTATCAGTAAATACCGAAGAGAAAAGGTAGCCCAAAAATACTTAGCTAAGTTAGCTCCTTCAGTTAACAATCACTCTCCGGAGGATGAATTAGCTTACAAGGAATTACAAACAAAATACGAAACAGCACTCAAGAATCTATCTGAAAAACAAAGAGTTGTTTTTTTGATGAGCAGAATGGAAGGCTTAAAATATCAAGAAATTGCTGACCAACTGGAATTAAGTGTAAAAGCTGTTGAAAAGAGAATGACATCTGCTCTTTCATTTTTACGAAAGGCATTAGGAAAATAA
- a CDS encoding FecR family protein, with the protein MKKDNQHNELNSDMDFLNSLPEIEMSFSKSKDDVWKELSMKTAAPAKEVKVIKLQWAKYAAVACIAILLGLTGFINLYTKTIYCPKGEHLSVLLPDQSEVDLNANSSISYKPYWWKVSRKVKFEGEAFFKITKGSKFEIASNYGKTYILGTSFNIYARGNQYKVTCYTGKVKVVSTLTSDKILLLPNDHAYVTKNGLLELRKCDNSEAKISWRNNLFFFTDTPIRTVFEEIELQYNINIVEKGKFSSTYTGNFDLGKSVDSTLYNVCMPMGLKFVKGPNNNYIITTKAQ; encoded by the coding sequence ATGAAAAAAGACAACCAACATAACGAACTCAACTCGGATATGGATTTTTTAAATTCACTTCCAGAAATTGAAATGTCCTTTTCGAAATCAAAAGATGATGTTTGGAAAGAGCTTTCGATGAAAACGGCTGCTCCTGCTAAAGAAGTAAAAGTTATTAAATTACAGTGGGCGAAATATGCCGCTGTAGCATGTATTGCGATTCTTTTAGGACTTACTGGTTTTATCAATTTATATACAAAAACAATTTACTGTCCTAAAGGGGAACATCTAAGCGTACTTCTTCCAGATCAATCTGAGGTGGATTTAAATGCAAACTCAAGTATTTCTTACAAACCTTACTGGTGGAAAGTATCACGAAAAGTGAAATTTGAAGGAGAAGCATTTTTTAAGATCACCAAGGGAAGTAAATTCGAAATTGCATCGAACTATGGTAAAACCTATATTTTAGGAACCAGTTTCAATATTTATGCAAGAGGAAATCAATACAAGGTTACTTGCTACACAGGAAAAGTTAAAGTCGTTTCCACTTTAACATCTGATAAAATACTTTTGCTTCCAAACGATCATGCCTACGTTACCAAAAATGGCTTACTCGAATTAAGAAAATGTGACAATTCTGAAGCTAAAATCTCTTGGCGTAACAATTTATTTTTCTTTACAGACACTCCTATTCGTACTGTTTTTGAAGAAATCGAATTGCAATATAATATCAACATCGTAGAGAAAGGAAAATTTAGTTCAACTTATACCGGAAACTTTGATCTAGGGAAATCGGTTGATAGCACATTGTATAATGTTTGTATGCCAATGGGATTAAAATTTGTGAAAGGCCCTAATAATAATTATATTATAACCACAAAAGCCCAATAA
- a CDS encoding TonB-dependent receptor, which translates to MNRIIILLILVLIHSNISAQKVIIDVKDQALSEVLIDLRDTYDFQLSFNNNLLSQYSVSVNKSFQSKDRAIEFLLRKFPLNYQKSNEVYLIFPEEKIVQHRVFGQILDKESLEPLPFSHLTINDLPMATDEHGNFSFTSHIDSTFRILASHLGYFIHDTLINEGPNQNILLTAASTDLPEIIVTDKIVQTFIRMGNQSGNLKLNHKIAGFLPTNNDNSVFELLRLQPGILAAGEQKDDLIIWGSYEGESQVLFDNITLWGLKNFYDDIGAVNPLVVKNIEVLKGGFDARYGDRVGGIVHITGKNGSKLKPTLNLTLNNITASGSYEQPIGKRSSVLVAFRQTYYNLFKDEQIKYGTSNISLQGQTNQNTDTPSFLDLNVAPDYKFHDLNFKFSTNWENGDNFSVSLMGGEDRYSYDITTESFTNAKKHKFEGNDQFGGSINYGKVWNNGNTSSISLSRSELKTRTSDVVSISRIRTDEEFFRRDDKSRNKIMEHRATLKNTFVFAEDQNFETGINYINNEVDLKEDSLDINILHIKSKADRLGYYFQNNLNVSNGISIKAGFLANYPIKLKKLYWEPRISLSLQLTESIAVNGAWGLYKQFITKSSVLSANGSYRYIWVGADEKEIPVLESVHHVMGASYHKNGFTLSLEGYYKKTDGHTRYYKFRNEGNISTGQSKSSGLDVFAKKDIGNHTLWVSYSLSKTTEKFDYFNNIEYRRALHDQRHEIKTAGLLALKPFYISANYIYGSGFPIYSQRQEVVAEPDYTRLDAAIIYKFAPKKIKCELGVLFHNILDTNNITYESYERIPLNQINSISIYTETVPTSVRLYFKISI; encoded by the coding sequence GTGAATCGAATTATCATATTGCTAATCCTAGTATTAATTCATTCAAATATTTCTGCTCAAAAAGTAATAATCGATGTAAAAGATCAAGCTTTGAGTGAAGTATTGATTGACTTACGGGATACTTATGATTTTCAACTTTCATTCAACAATAATTTACTCTCGCAATATTCTGTTAGCGTAAACAAATCTTTTCAATCGAAAGATCGTGCCATAGAGTTTTTGTTGCGAAAATTCCCGCTCAACTATCAAAAATCGAATGAGGTTTATTTAATATTCCCAGAAGAGAAAATTGTTCAACACAGAGTTTTTGGGCAAATACTCGACAAAGAGAGTTTGGAACCTCTGCCCTTTTCACATCTTACGATTAATGATTTACCCATGGCCACTGATGAGCATGGGAATTTTTCATTTACCTCCCACATTGATAGCACTTTTAGAATTCTTGCATCTCATTTGGGCTATTTTATTCACGACACTTTAATTAATGAAGGCCCCAACCAAAACATTCTATTAACGGCAGCTAGTACCGATTTACCAGAGATTATCGTTACCGATAAAATCGTTCAAACCTTTATCCGAATGGGGAATCAATCGGGAAACCTAAAATTGAATCATAAAATTGCCGGTTTTTTGCCAACAAATAACGACAACTCTGTATTTGAATTGCTTCGCTTGCAACCAGGAATATTAGCTGCAGGGGAACAAAAAGATGACCTTATTATTTGGGGTTCATACGAAGGGGAAAGTCAAGTACTATTCGATAACATTACACTTTGGGGCTTAAAAAATTTCTATGATGATATTGGTGCTGTAAACCCTTTAGTGGTCAAAAATATTGAAGTTTTAAAAGGAGGTTTTGATGCTCGATATGGCGATCGTGTAGGTGGTATAGTTCACATAACAGGCAAAAATGGGAGTAAATTAAAACCAACCCTAAACCTTACCCTAAATAACATTACCGCAAGCGGATCTTACGAACAGCCAATAGGCAAAAGGTCTTCTGTTTTGGTCGCTTTTCGCCAAACCTATTACAACCTATTTAAAGATGAACAAATAAAATACGGAACATCGAACATTAGTTTGCAAGGACAAACAAATCAAAATACTGACACTCCATCATTTCTAGATTTAAATGTTGCACCTGATTACAAATTTCATGATTTAAACTTTAAATTTTCTACCAATTGGGAAAATGGTGATAATTTCTCTGTTAGTTTAATGGGTGGTGAAGACCGATACTCTTACGATATAACCACAGAATCTTTTACTAATGCGAAAAAACACAAATTTGAAGGTAATGATCAATTTGGGGGCTCAATAAATTATGGCAAAGTTTGGAATAATGGAAATACCAGTTCTATTTCCCTTTCCCGATCCGAACTAAAAACAAGAACTAGTGATGTTGTCTCGATTAGTCGAATTCGCACGGATGAAGAATTTTTTAGAAGAGATGATAAATCGAGAAACAAAATTATGGAGCATCGGGCAACACTTAAAAATACTTTTGTTTTTGCTGAAGATCAAAATTTCGAAACTGGAATTAATTATATCAACAACGAAGTTGATCTAAAAGAAGATTCCTTAGATATAAACATCCTGCATATAAAATCAAAAGCCGACCGACTAGGCTATTATTTTCAAAACAACCTAAATGTTAGCAATGGCATTTCAATTAAGGCAGGGTTTCTTGCAAACTATCCAATTAAACTAAAAAAATTGTATTGGGAACCGCGTATCTCATTGAGCTTACAACTTACCGAAAGCATAGCCGTTAACGGAGCTTGGGGTTTATACAAACAATTTATTACGAAGAGTTCGGTACTAAGCGCAAATGGTAGTTATAGATACATCTGGGTTGGTGCTGACGAAAAAGAAATTCCTGTTTTAGAATCTGTTCATCATGTTATGGGAGCATCATACCATAAAAATGGTTTTACACTTAGTTTAGAAGGATATTATAAAAAAACTGACGGGCATACTCGCTATTATAAATTTCGAAATGAGGGCAACATAAGCACAGGTCAAAGTAAAAGTTCAGGCTTAGATGTATTCGCTAAAAAAGATATCGGAAATCACACTTTGTGGGTTTCATACTCCTTAAGTAAAACCACCGAAAAATTCGATTATTTTAACAATATCGAATACCGAAGAGCTTTGCATGATCAGCGCCATGAAATCAAAACCGCTGGTTTATTAGCCCTTAAGCCTTTCTATATTTCTGCCAATTACATTTATGGTTCGGGCTTTCCAATTTATTCTCAAAGACAAGAAGTTGTAGCAGAGCCTGATTACACCAGATTAGATGCAGCAATTATCTACAAATTTGCCCCTAAAAAGATCAAATGCGAATTAGGTGTCCTTTTTCACAATATTCTTGATACAAACAATATCACCTACGAATCTTACGAACGAATCCCTTTAAACCAAATCAATTCGATAAGTATCTATACCGAAACGGTTCCTACATCTGTACGCTTATATTTCAAAATCAGCATCTAA
- a CDS encoding M23/M56 family metallopeptidase, translating into MAEFGIYLLECSFCMAGFYLVYRFFLAQDTFATRNRIYLLLSALIAMFIPLLNYSLNEEVITITNQFVWELENSFHNELVQVTDLDEHSSSFSFLSLLIGIYFLGFSFALLRIAKHVVHLVNLIQANEIKIRNGFKVVSVNENSSPYSFFGYIFLNPKNITQSEQNHVLLHESIHARQVHSLDLIFIELLKVLLWFNPFIYLIKRSLIEMHEYLADRECLKEGVDKISYQTALLKSVESQMMLTLTSSFNSSLTLKRIKMIKKIHTSQLANLKLLLAIPVLLISLLSFSFTEMQEPTIDGNFEAYYPSNDIIFPIKPGNKIFISAGYGERIHPITKKKKFHKGMDVAAPKGTPIVSVLDGVVRKVNENFEKGKGYGRFIIVDHQNGMSSLYSQMDSYAVKEGQKISKGDVIGQVGSSGISTGPHLHFELKKDGKHVNPKDYFKMDLSAYKR; encoded by the coding sequence ATGGCTGAATTCGGAATTTATTTATTGGAATGTAGTTTCTGTATGGCCGGATTTTATTTGGTGTACCGATTTTTCTTAGCACAAGATACCTTTGCGACCAGAAATCGAATTTATCTTTTGCTTTCAGCATTAATAGCCATGTTTATTCCTTTGTTGAATTATTCTTTAAATGAGGAAGTGATAACAATTACAAATCAATTTGTATGGGAGCTAGAAAATTCATTTCACAATGAGTTGGTGCAAGTCACAGACTTGGACGAACACTCATCTTCCTTTTCTTTCTTATCACTATTGATTGGTATTTACTTCTTGGGGTTTTCATTTGCTTTACTTCGAATTGCAAAACATGTAGTTCATCTTGTTAATTTAATACAAGCCAATGAAATAAAAATCAGGAATGGGTTTAAAGTTGTATCTGTAAACGAAAATTCTTCGCCGTATTCTTTCTTCGGATACATCTTTTTAAATCCCAAAAACATTACTCAATCGGAACAAAATCATGTTCTTTTGCACGAATCAATACATGCACGACAAGTACATTCTCTTGATTTAATTTTTATAGAGTTGCTAAAAGTATTGTTGTGGTTTAATCCTTTCATTTATTTAATAAAACGATCACTGATCGAAATGCATGAGTATTTAGCCGATAGAGAATGTTTAAAAGAAGGAGTTGATAAAATAAGTTATCAGACTGCACTTTTAAAAAGCGTAGAAAGTCAGATGATGCTTACTTTAACCAGTTCTTTTAATTCATCGTTAACATTAAAAAGAATAAAAATGATTAAAAAAATACATACATCTCAGTTAGCAAATTTAAAGTTATTACTGGCAATACCGGTTCTGTTAATTAGCTTGCTAAGTTTTAGTTTTACAGAAATGCAAGAGCCTACCATTGATGGTAATTTTGAAGCTTACTATCCATCAAATGATATCATTTTTCCGATAAAGCCGGGAAATAAAATCTTCATTTCAGCAGGTTACGGAGAAAGAATTCATCCCATAACGAAAAAGAAAAAATTTCATAAGGGAATGGATGTTGCTGCACCAAAAGGAACACCTATTGTGTCTGTTTTAGATGGTGTTGTGAGAAAAGTAAATGAGAACTTTGAAAAGGGTAAAGGTTATGGACGATTTATAATTGTCGATCATCAAAATGGAATGTCAAGTTTGTACTCCCAAATGGATTCTTATGCCGTAAAGGAAGGGCAAAAGATTTCAAAAGGAGATGTTATTGGTCAAGTTGGTTCTTCTGGAATATCAACAGGACCACATTTGCATTTTGAGTTGAAAAAAGATGGCAAACATGTAAATCCAAAAGATTATTTTAAGATGGATTTATCTGCTTATAAAAGATAA